A single Dehalococcoidia bacterium DNA region contains:
- a CDS encoding GMC family oxidoreductase produces MAENENYDVIVIGGGSAGCVAAARLSENPETRVLLLEAGPDPRPQPPSIADGSQATRAVLESPYVILYETQRADDDSTLYKVSGRVMGGGSSVNAMAVVRPTKSDLDTWEALGNPGWSYDECLPILKRIETDEDFGDQDIHGNSGPLYVKRPFRLDMEASEPVRAFIDRAISMGMPICPDLNVPEPFGVCGSAYNIKDGIRQSTVVAYIDPIRDRPNLDIIDEAPVELLKFEGNHVTEVIYRKDGEICSVSADKVVLSAGVYHSPQILTLSGIGRSKELEHLGIEPVLVREGVGENYQDHATLTMTFEGRSNFETDWVIPRYRLMYKSDPSRPSGNFHIFQRPPTEIPGMAPLMPVSANLIEQRARGRIRFTSTDINDLPEIDDAMLHDPEDLNAMLTAMQFIYDLINDESMEGYYGQLVSPGPDEDWADFARGEHGSYHHGVGTCMMGPESDPMAVVGHDLRVHGIENLYVADASIMPTITHANTNIASILIGERVADFIQMDKSPKP; encoded by the coding sequence ATGGCAGAGAATGAGAATTATGACGTTATAGTAATTGGGGGAGGATCAGCAGGCTGCGTAGCTGCAGCAAGGCTGAGTGAAAACCCTGAAACACGTGTTTTATTACTGGAAGCTGGACCTGACCCCCGGCCGCAGCCACCATCTATAGCAGATGGTTCTCAGGCAACACGCGCAGTTCTTGAATCTCCATATGTCATCTTATATGAAACACAACGAGCTGATGACGATAGCACTTTGTATAAAGTGAGCGGGCGAGTAATGGGTGGTGGCTCGTCAGTTAATGCAATGGCTGTAGTGCGACCAACAAAAAGCGACTTGGACACTTGGGAGGCTTTGGGTAATCCTGGTTGGTCTTACGATGAATGTCTTCCAATACTCAAACGTATTGAAACAGACGAAGACTTCGGTGATCAGGACATCCATGGTAATTCGGGCCCTCTTTACGTGAAGCGACCATTCAGGCTGGATATGGAAGCATCTGAGCCTGTAAGGGCTTTTATTGACCGGGCTATAAGTATGGGAATGCCTATTTGTCCCGATCTGAATGTACCTGAGCCATTTGGCGTGTGCGGCTCTGCTTACAATATTAAGGACGGTATTCGCCAATCGACTGTTGTTGCCTATATAGACCCGATTCGTGATCGCCCTAACTTAGACATTATTGATGAAGCGCCTGTCGAGCTGCTGAAATTCGAGGGCAATCATGTAACAGAGGTTATTTACCGCAAGGATGGAGAGATTTGCTCAGTAAGTGCAGATAAAGTAGTTCTCAGCGCAGGTGTTTACCATAGCCCACAGATCCTTACCTTGTCAGGAATTGGCCGATCAAAAGAACTTGAACACTTAGGTATTGAACCTGTGCTAGTAAGAGAGGGAGTTGGCGAGAATTACCAGGACCACGCTACTTTAACGATGACTTTTGAAGGTCGTTCTAATTTTGAGACAGACTGGGTTATTCCACGTTACCGACTGATGTACAAGAGTGACCCATCTCGACCATCTGGCAATTTCCATATTTTCCAGAGGCCCCCGACAGAAATTCCAGGTATGGCACCACTTATGCCTGTGTCAGCAAATCTTATTGAGCAACGCGCCAGGGGAAGGATCCGATTTACCAGTACTGATATAAACGATTTACCCGAAATTGATGACGCGATGCTCCATGACCCCGAAGACCTTAATGCCATGTTGACAGCGATGCAGTTTATCTATGATTTGATTAATGATGAGTCTATGGAAGGGTACTATGGACAACTGGTATCTCCCGGACCTGATGAAGACTGGGCAGACTTTGCTAGAGGTGAGCATGGTAGCTACCATCACGGAGTAGGGACCTGCATGATGGGCCCTGAATCAGATCCCATGGCAGTTGTAGGT
- a CDS encoding carbon monoxide dehydrogenase subunit G, giving the protein MKYQGKVEFKTQPRKVWDTVLDMEQFVACFPGVEDIEMVDDKTFTGAMKAKVGPVSGDFAFQAQIVEADEPTHLKAEVEGKDSLTNSTMTAEITMDLSPLNDDTELSYFSEVKIKGRLAIIGDMVIRATGAQVIEEFFKRLRERVEA; this is encoded by the coding sequence ATGAAGTACCAAGGGAAAGTTGAATTTAAAACACAGCCAAGGAAAGTTTGGGACACTGTTCTCGATATGGAACAGTTCGTAGCATGCTTTCCAGGTGTCGAAGACATCGAGATGGTTGACGACAAGACATTTACAGGAGCGATGAAGGCAAAAGTTGGTCCTGTATCAGGAGACTTCGCGTTTCAAGCTCAAATAGTCGAAGCAGATGAACCAACACACCTCAAGGCTGAAGTAGAAGGCAAAGACTCTCTAACCAATAGCACTATGACTGCTGAGATAACAATGGACTTGTCGCCTCTTAATGACGATACGGAACTGTCTTACTTCTCCGAAGTAAAGATAAAAGGGAGACTCGCAATAATTGGAGATATGGTTATCCGAGCTACTGGAGCTCAGGTAATTGAGGAGTTTTTCAAACGACTGAGAGAGCGAGTAGAGGCATAG